Proteins from one Cyclopterus lumpus isolate fCycLum1 chromosome 11, fCycLum1.pri, whole genome shotgun sequence genomic window:
- the tomm40l gene encoding mitochondrial import receptor subunit TOM40B translates to MGSVLAASSPNPPPPASGGIGAAPGLTVPPGFGMPSVSPVLPPIGAASGQEQEADSPLPNPGAFDECHRKCKEVFPMQMEGVRLFVNKGLSNHFQVNHTLLLSTTGDSTYRFGATYVGTKQMGPAEFFPVMVGDMDNSGSLNAQIIHQVANRVRSKLAFQTQQNKFVNWQGDAEIKGEDFTATVTLGNPDVLVGSGIVVTHYLQSITPALALGGELVYHRRPGEEGTVVSLVGRYTGSNYIATLTLGSAGAHASYYHKANEQLQLGVEYEASTRMQDTSVSFGYQLDVPKANLLFKGSVDSNWVVGATLEKKLLPLPLSLVLCTFLNHQKNKFQCGFGITIG, encoded by the exons ATGGGCAGTGTTTTGGCTGCCAGCTCCCCCAACCCCCCGCCACCCGCCTCTGGCGGTATTGGCGCCGCCCCCGGGTTGACGGTGCCGCCAGGCTTCGGGATGCCTTCGGTCTCCCCAGTTCTACCCCCCATAGGGGCCGCCTCAGGACAAGAGCAGGAGGCAGACTCCCCCTTGCCCAACCCCGGTGCATTTGATGAGTGCCATCGCAAGTGCAAAG AGGTTTTCCCGATGCAGATGGAGGGCGTCAGGCTATTCGTCAACAAGGGACTTAGCAACCACTTCCAG GTGAATCACACATTGCTGCTGAGCACCACGGGAGATTCCACCTACAGGTTCGGGGCTACATACGTCGGAACAAAGCAGATGGGTCCGGCAGAG TTTTTTCCAGTCATGGTTGGAGACATGGACAACAGTGGCAGCCTTAACGCCCAGATCATCCACCAAGTCGCCAACAGAGTACGATCCAAACTGGCCTTTCAG ACGCAACAAAACAAGTTTGTGAACTGGCAAGGCGACGCCGAGATTAAGGGAGAAGATTTCACTGCGACGGTTACTCTTGGAAACCCCGATGTCCTCGTCGGCTCTG GTATTGTCGTAACACACTACCTCCAGTCCATCACGCCGGCTCTAGCTCTGGGAGGGGAGCTGGTTTACCACCGCAGGCCGGGAGAGGAGGGCACCGTGGTTTCTTTAGTGGGCAGGTACACAG GCAGCAACTACATCGCCACGTTGACACTCGGCTCAGCGGGAGCTCATGCGTCATACTATCACAAAGCCAACGAGCAG ctgcagctcggcGTGGAGTACGAGGCGAGCACCCGTATGCAGGACACCAGCGTGTCGTTCGGCTACCAGCTAGATGTGCCGAAAGCTAATTTGCTGTTTAAAG GCTCAGTAGACAGTAACTGGGTAGTCGGAGCAACGCTAGAAAAGAAGCTGCTCCCGCTGCCgctctctctggtcctctgcaCCTTCCTCAACCACCAGAAGAACAAGTTCCAGTGCGGCTTTGGCATCACCATCGGTTAG
- the LOC117738713 gene encoding probable ATP-dependent RNA helicase ddx6 produces MATARTENVGPIVMGLNKQNGQLRGQTKSASVQPAPTTLGKALGAPQIVGGAAQEGGGIKFGDDWKKSLKLPPKDNRVKTSDVTSTKGNEFEDYCLKRELLMGIFEMGWEKPSPIQEESIPIALSGRDILARAKNGTGKSGAYLIPLLERIDLKKDHIQALVMVPTRELALQVSQISIQISKHLGGVKVMATTGGTNLRDDIMRLDETVHVVIATPGRILDLIKKGVAKVDRVQIMVMDEADKLLSQDFVVLIEDIISFLAKNRQILLYSATFPISVQKFMAKHLQKPYEINLMEELTLKGITQYYAYVTERQKVHCLNTLFSRLQINQSIIFCNSTQRVELLAKKITQLGYSCFYIHAKMMQEYRNRVFHDFRNGLCRNLVCTDLFTRGIDIQAVNVVINFDFPKNAETYLHRIGRSGRFGHLGLAINLITSEDRFNLKAIEDQLVTDIKPIPSSIDKSLYVAEFHTSGADCDVEEIEEKPGRQQDRA; encoded by the exons ATGGCAACCGCCAGAACAGAAAACGTTGGCCCGATCGTCATGGGACTGAACAAGCAGAATGGGCAGCTCAGAGGACAGACCAAATCAGCTTCAGTCCAGCCAGCACCCACAACTCTAGGAAAGGCTTTGGGTGCACCCCAGATAGTCGGCGGTGCTGctcaggaaggaggaggcatCAAGTTTGGAGATGACTGGAAAAAGAGCCTAAAGCTCCCACCCAAAGACAACAGGGTCAAAACCTCA GATGTGACGTCCACTAAGGGGAATGAATTTGAAGATTACTGTCTCAAAAGAGAACTCCTGATGGGCATCTTTGAGATGGGCTGGGAGAAACCTTCCCCTATCCAG gaGGAGAGCATTCCCATCGCCCTGTCTGGACGGGACATTCTAGCTCGGGCTAAGAACGGAACAGGGAAAAGTGGAGCCTATCTCATCCCACTGCTGGAGAGAATAGACCTGAAAAAGGACCACATACAGG CACTTGTCATGGTTCCCACCCGTGAGCTGGCTTTGCAGGTGAGCCAGATCTCCATCCAGATCAGCAAACACCTGGGGGGAGTCAAAGTCATGGCCACCACCGGGGGCACCAACCTGCGAGATGACATCATGCGTCTGGATGAGACCG TGCATGTTGTCATCGCCACGCCTGGTAGGATCCTGGACTTGATAAAGAAGGGAGTGGCAAAGGTGGATAGAGTCCAAATAATGGTGATGGACGAG GCCGACAAGCTGCTGTCTCAGGATTTCGTGGTGCTCATCGAGGATATCATCAGCTTCCTGGCCAAGAACAGGCAGATCCTGCTCTACTCCGCAACCTTTCCCATCAGCGTGCAGAAGTTCATG GCCAAGCATCTTCAGAAACCCTACGAGATAAACCTGATGGAGGAGCTGACTCTTAAGGGCATTACTCAATACTACGCCTACGTCACGGAGAGGCAGAAAGTCCACTGCCTCAACACACTGTTCTCCAGG CTTCAGATCAACCAGTCGATCATCTTCTGTAACTCCACTCAGAGGGTGGAGCTTTTGGCCAAGAAGATCACTCAGCTGGGCTACTCCTGCTTCTACATCCACGCCAAGATGATGCAG gaaTACAGAAACCGTGTGTTTCATGACTTCAGAAATGGACTGTGCAGAAACCTGGTCTGCACTG ATCTCTTCACCAGGGGTATTGACATCCAAGCTGTCAATGTAGTCATCAACTTTGACTTTCCCAAGAATGCTGAGACGTACCTCCATCGTATTGGAAGATCAG GGAGGTTCGGTCACCTGGGCTTGGCCATCAACCTGATCACATCAGAGGACCGCTTCAACCTAAAGGCCATCGAGGACCAGCTGGTGACCGACATCAAGCCCATTCCCAGCAGCATCGACAAGAGCCTCTACGTGGCCGAGTTCCACACGTCCGGCGCCGACTGCGACGTGGAGGAGATCGAGGAGAAACCAGGACGCCAACAGGACAGGGCCTAA
- the LOC117739086 gene encoding apolipoprotein A-IV-like produces the protein MKVLVVLVLAVFTAGCNANIVPQNQPKSQVDMVKDAFWDYVAEATTTAEDSLKQIRQSELGKEMNTLISESTDAVNKLTDALRTQVAPLTQDLMTKFTQEAEQLKTRLEKDLTAVGTSLQPYAEELVADLQKQVEALKKDAAPYAETMDPEALKAVLLQKSQELRGQLEKSMNQLQAQMVPYTEEIKEKMEQSLEEFQRSMVPLTQSFETQLNQKTQQIQQNLAQRGEELRTKLDAESQNLKKQLTALWESFTKMTQ, from the exons ATGAAAGTCCTCGTGGTGCTCGTCCTCGCTGTCTTCACCG CCGGTTGCAATGCCAACATTGTGCCTCAAAACCAGCCCAAGAGCCAGGTCGATATGGTGAAGGATGCTTTCTGGGACTACGTCGCCGAGGCAACCACGACCGCCGAGGACTCCCTGAAGCAGATCAGGCAGTCCGAGCTGGGAAAGGAAATGAA cactcTTATCTCCGAGAGCACAGACGCCGTCAACAAGCTCACCGACGCTCTCCGGACTCAGGTGGCTCctctgacccaggacctcaTGACTAAGTTTACCCAGGAGGCCGAGCAGCTGAAGACCCGTCTGGAGAAGGACCTGACCGCCGTGGGAACCAGCCTGCAGCCCTACGCCGAGGAGCTGGTGGCTGACCTCCAGAAGCAGGTGGAGGCGCTGAAGAAGGACGCTGCCCCCTACGCCGAGACCATGGACCCCGAGGCCCTGAAGGCCGTCCTTCTGCAGAAGAGCCAGGAGCTGAGGGGGCAGCTGGAAAAGAGCATGAACCAGCTGCAGGCCCAGATGGTCCCCTACACCGAGGAGATtaaggagaagatggagcagaGTTTGGAGGAGTTTCAGAGGAGCATGGTCCCCCTGACCCAGAGCTTCGAGACCCAGCTGAACCAGAAAACCCAGCAGATCCAGCAGAACCTGGCTCAAAGAGGGGAGGAGCTGAGGACCAAGCTGGACGCCGAGAGCCAGAACCTGAAGAAGCAGCTGACTGCTCTGTGGGAGTCCTTCACTAAGATGACCCAGTAA
- the msto1 gene encoding protein misato homolog 1 has product MSNVCREVITLQLGHYSNFVGTHWWNLQDASLSYDPETPPSEIQSDVLFREGRTTGGHVTHTPRLIALDLKGSLRTLRQEGSLYDAGKDTSAVTWEGSLMKVKESPAQKNSFLEDLDRLDRGEILAEDDLSSSLQPQRSGALRLDTVNSQLARVQKGYRLEGSVKVWSDFLRIHLHPRTVSVIHQYNHDGEAHRLEAFGQGEALLQGQVLEQLEDKLHFFVEECDYLQGFQVFCDLADGFAGLGSKVTEMLRDSYGGRGILTWGMAPVSHPNSTPMKELYHVLNGALGAVHMADHSSFFCPLTLRGGLGRRPSAPTAFPHLNYDAHLWYHSSAVLALALDALTLPYRLKKDSVPMWQVADSLAVSGRKVVAAYGAVPVPMMHGGSLPDALSTCADALPWKPLSACPEAADGRCYGQWATLRGFEGQRLVSSLAPGTQPDSPLHGLHSGEDVLESYIRSFYPTSPLALQLVSTPSMLTPPFPQIFSQSLGAQGFLQSRSPPPGSRAPAVSSAPVMTSFQSGPAVGSWLSELHRGASALDIHRVAPSFLSQGPEMADYREALEELRLLGRCYRDDSSGVTHTSSEEEDD; this is encoded by the exons ATGAGTAACGTTTGTAGAGAAGTCATCACGCTCCAGTTGGGACACTATTCCAACTTTGTTGGGACTCACTGGTGGAATTTACAG GATGCGTCTTTATCGTACGACCCAGAGACGCCACCGAGCGAGATCCAGAGCGACGTCCTGTTTCGTGAAGGACGGACAACGGGCGGACATGTCACCCACACGCCTCGCCTCATCGCACTGGATCTCAAAG GAAGCCTCCGGACTCTACGGCAGGAGGGAAGTCTGTACGACGCCGGCAAGGACACCTCCGCTGTCACATG GGAGGGAAGCCTCATGAAAGTCAAAGAAAGTCCGGCTCAGAAGAACTCCTTTCTCGAAGATCTGGACAGGCTGGAT AGAGGGGAGATCCTCGCTGAAGATGATTTGTCCTCCAGTCTCCAGCCTCAGCGCTCGG GTGCACTGCGCTTGGACACCGTGAACAGCCAGCTGGCTCGAGTCCAAAAGGGCTACCGGTTGGAGGGCAGCGTGAAGGTGTGGTCCGACTTCCTCAGGATCCACCTGCACCCCCGCACCGTCTCCGTCATCCACCAGTACAACCATGACGG GGAGGCTCACCGTCTGGAGGCCTTCGGCCAGGGGGAGGCTCTCCTGCAGGGGCAGGTGCTCGAGCAGCTGGAGGACAAGCTGCACTTCTTTGTAGAGGAGTGTGACTACCTtcag GGTTTCCAGGTCTTCTGCGACCTGGCCGATGGCTTCGCCGGCCTGGGGTCGAAGGTCACGGAGATGCTGCGGGACTCGTACGGCGGACGAGGCATCCTGACCTGGGGGATGGCGCCCGTCAGCCACCCGAACTCG ACCCCCATGAAGGAGCTCTACCACGTGTTGAACGGCGCGCTGGGGGCGGTCCACATGGCCGACCACAGCTCCTTCTTCTGCCCGTTGACACTGCGCGGTGGACTGGGGAGGCGGCCCTCAGCTCCCACAGCGTTCCCCCACCTAAATTATGAT GCCCATCTGTGGTACCACTCCAGCGCTGTGCTGGCTCTGGCCCTCGATGCCCTCACTTTGCCTTACAGGCTGAAGAAGGACAGCGTCCCCATGTGGCAGGTGGCCGACTCCCTCGCTGTTTCTGGCAGAAAG GTGGTGGCCGCTTATGGTGCCGTCCCCGTTCCCATGATGCACGGCGGCTCTCTCCCCGACGCCCTGAGCACCTGCGCGGACGCGTTGCCCTGGAAACCTCTATCGGCTTGCCCCGAAGCCGCCGACGGCCGCTGCTACGGCCAATGGGCGACACTCAGAGGCTTTGAGGGACAGAGGCTAGTCAG CTCTTTGGCTCCAGGGACTCAGCCAGACAGTCCTCTGCACGGGCTCCACAGCGGGGAGGACGTCCTGGAGTCCTACATCCGATCTTTCTATCCGACGTCTCCTCT GGCTCTGCAGTTGGTGTCGACGCCCAGTATGCTGACGCCACCGTTCCCTCAGATATTCAGTCAGTCCCTCGGCGCCCAGGGCTTCCTGCAGAGCCGGTCTCCTCCGCCTGGCT CCCGGGCCCCCGCGGTCTCCTCAGCACCCGTCATGACGTCCTTCCAGTCGGGCCCCGCTGTCGGCTCGTGGCTGTCGGAGCTGCATCGCGGTGCTAGTGCTCTGGACATCCACCGCGTGGCCCCCAGCTTCCTCTCCCAGGGGCCCGAGATGGCCGACTACAGGGAGGCCCTGGAGGAGCTGCGCCTGCTCGGCCGGTGTTACCGCGACGACAGCAGCGGGGTGACGCACACCTCCTCAGAAGAGGAAGACGACTGA
- the LOC117739244 gene encoding apolipoprotein A-IV-like, with product MKVLVVLALFSVCNANILWQEPKSSLDLVKDAFWDYVAKATLTAEDSLTQIRQSELGQEVNVVISQSADTVNQYTSALRTQVAPLTQEYMTQFTQEAEQLKARLEKDLTAVSTNLRPYGEELVAELQKQVEALKKDAAPYVEAMDPEALKAVLLQKSQELRGQLEKSVNQLQAQMVPFSEEMKQKMEQSLEEFQRSMVPLTQSFETQLNQKTQEIQQNLAQRGEELRTKLDTSTQDLKAQLAVLWESFTKTTQ from the exons ATGAAGGTACTTGTGGTTCTCGCACTTTTCTCTG TCTGCAATGCCAACATCCTGTGGCAGGAGCCCAAGAGCAGTCTGGATTTGGTGAAAGATGCTTTCTGGGACTACGTTGCTAAAGCGACACTCACCGCAGAGGACTCCCTGACGCAGATCAGACAGTCTGAgctgggacaggaagtgaa TGTCGTGATCTCACAGAGCGCTGACACAGTGAATCAGTACACCAGTGCTCTGCGGACTCAGGTGGCTCCCCTGACCCAGGAATACATGACCCAGTTTACCCAGGAGGCCGAGCAGCTGAAGGCTCGCCTGGAGAAGGACCTGACCGCCGTGAGCACCAACCTGAGGCCCTACGGAGAGGAGCTGGTGGCTGAGCTCCAGAAGCAGGTGGAGGCACTGAAGAAGGACGCTGCCCCCTACGTCGAGGCCATGGACCCCGAGGCCCTGAAGGCCGTCCTGCTGCAGAAGAGCCAGGAGCTGAGGGGGCAGCTGGAAAAGAGCGTGAACCAGCTGCAGGCCCAGATGGTCCCCTTCAGCGAGGAGATGAAGCAGAAGATGGAGCAGAGTTTGGAGGAGTTTCAGAGGAGCATGGTCCCCCTGACCCAGAGCTTCGAGACCCAGCTGAACCAGAAAACCCAGGAGATCCAGCAGAACCTGGCTCAAAGAGGGGAGGAGCTGAGGACCAAGCTGGACACCAGCACCCAGGACCTGAAGGCTCAGCTGGCTGTTCTGTGGGAGTCCTTCACCAAGACCACCCAGTAA